Below is a window of Jiangella alba DNA.
CCGGCCGTTCTCCCACGCCTGGAACAGCGTCCAGCCCAGCCGCTCGAACAGCCAGCCGAACGAGCGGGTGGCGGCGTCGAGGTCGCGGACCCAGATCTCGATGTGGTGCAGGCCGGTGGACGGCGTGCTGGACGGCGCCAGCGAGGAGTCTTCGGGGGCCGGCTCGGGCGCCCGCTGGTACTGCTCCTGCGGCTGCGGCGCGGCCGCCGGCGGGGGCGACTGGCCGTAGGACGGGTCGAGCGCGCGCAGCACGGGGTCGAGCTCGCTCACCGCGGAGTCGGTCAGCGGGTCGTACGCCTGGGTGTCGTACTGGCTGGTGCCGTGCGAGGTGTCGTAGTACCCCGCCGGGTAGGACGGGTTCGACGGCGGGCCGGCCGGCGTGGGCGGCTGGCCGTAGCCGGCGGCGGCGGGCGGCGGCATGACCGGCGGCGCGGCGGGCGGCTGCGCCACCGGAGGCGCGGCCGGCGCGCCCATGGACGGCGCGCCCGCGGGCAGGCCGGGCGTGCCCGGCGGGAGCCCCCCGCCCTGCGAGTACGCGTTCGCCGGCACCTGCTGGTGCTGCT
It encodes the following:
- a CDS encoding VOC family protein encodes the protein MREGYDLDVVDDFVDLVIDALDGRPAGRSVTPEQIEAEEFKVVRMREGYVMDDVDDWLDAAASELRTRRKAAAQQSQQHQQVPANAYSQGGGLPPGTPGLPAGAPSMGAPAAPPVAQPPAAPPVMPPPAAAGYGQPPTPAGPPSNPSYPAGYYDTSHGTSQYDTQAYDPLTDSAVSELDPVLRALDPSYGQSPPPAAAPQPQEQYQRAPEPAPEDSSLAPSSTPSTGLHHIEIWVRDLDAATRSFGWLFERLGWTLFQAWENGRSWQAPGGGPYVVIECSPDLSWVAYDRKAPGLNHLALAVPEQWMVDRIVSEAPAYGWHLMFADRHPHAGGPHHYAAYMENDDGYEVEVVAP